From a region of the Streptomyces sp. NBC_00193 genome:
- a CDS encoding N-acetylmuramoyl-L-alanine amidase, translating into MRYDESSPPLPESASSISPDRPWYARRSTLVVAAAAIAPACLAGWVLTEVLGGGASDDSRPPRIVMPLSASAKLPSAAPTPAASPAASPAPGATPGTTPGATPGGTAPAAANGLAGRTVVIDPGHNTGNFKHTTEINRQVDIGTNRKECDTTGTTTNAGYMEAEFSMDVSRRLRTVLEAKGLKVVLTHEAGKERPFGPCIDERARIGNEAAADAVVSVHADGVSAGSRGFHVILPAKVKGGGADTAKIIEPSRQLGERIAGNFARTTGSAPANYLGSGTGLVVRDDLGGLNLSTRPKVFIECGNMRDAKDAAQLSSPEWRQKAAQGIADGIVGFLGG; encoded by the coding sequence GTGCGCTACGACGAAAGCTCCCCGCCGCTCCCCGAGTCCGCGAGCTCCATCAGTCCGGACCGGCCCTGGTACGCCCGCCGGTCGACCCTGGTCGTCGCGGCGGCCGCGATCGCCCCGGCCTGTCTGGCCGGATGGGTCCTGACCGAGGTGCTGGGCGGGGGCGCGAGCGACGACTCGCGGCCGCCCCGGATCGTGATGCCGCTCTCGGCGTCGGCGAAGCTGCCGTCCGCGGCACCGACACCGGCCGCGAGCCCGGCCGCGAGCCCGGCCCCCGGTGCGACCCCGGGTACGACCCCCGGCGCAACCCCCGGAGGGACCGCCCCCGCCGCGGCGAACGGCCTCGCCGGCCGGACCGTCGTCATCGACCCCGGTCACAACACGGGCAACTTCAAGCACACCACCGAGATCAACCGCCAGGTGGACATCGGCACCAACCGCAAGGAGTGCGACACCACCGGCACGACCACCAACGCCGGCTACATGGAAGCCGAGTTCAGCATGGACGTGTCCCGGCGCCTGCGCACCGTCCTGGAGGCCAAGGGCCTCAAGGTGGTCCTCACGCACGAGGCCGGCAAGGAACGCCCCTTCGGCCCCTGCATCGACGAGCGCGCCCGCATCGGCAACGAGGCCGCCGCCGACGCCGTGGTCTCCGTCCACGCGGACGGGGTCTCGGCCGGCAGCCGCGGTTTCCACGTCATCCTCCCCGCCAAGGTCAAGGGCGGCGGCGCCGACACCGCGAAGATCATCGAACCGTCCCGGCAGCTCGGCGAGCGGATCGCCGGGAACTTCGCCCGGACCACCGGTTCCGCCCCCGCCAACTACCTCGGCAGCGGTACCGGATTGGTCGTCCGCGACGATCTGGGCGGACTGAACCTCTCGACCCGTCCCAAGGTGTTCATCGAATGCGGCAACATGCGTGATGCCAAGGACGCGGCACAGCTGTCGAGTCCGGAGTGGCGCCAGAAAGCGGCCCAGGGCATCGCGGACGGCATCGTCGGCTTCCTCGGCGGGTAG
- a CDS encoding DNRLRE domain-containing protein codes for MRTRTRLSLTIGLLLASLTAALLTWWQPDSAPATAGGKAGDAQQASTGPKDEATAVDEAVRSGKQVLIDTVTTATSLTWALPNGQLRSETHAVAQRAKDADGRWAPIDNQLKRSDKAPRGLGVSPVNPALPVRFASGSAQKPRADRSFARAEVPGESLLAEVEFGGHTIAYTWPGALPAPVLDGPRALYSEVLPGVDLLLVAREEGGFAQVLIVKTPQAAQNKAFADVRYGLRSQTATFRHDTEGNRVAVLDKDGAEVGSIPTPFAWDSSGRDPELPEGTASRTATATSADVLKLSGLSGIEPGAKSAQLPIALEGDNTGAAHIALNVAGTGLLADQAVKYPVFVDPTMNAGWQAWTTAYRPYPNSSFYNGTNFSSGTSDARVGYESDTGGLGRSFWRMGFDPKMKGAKVTSATFKVQNNHSWSCTSREFQFYLTGSISSGTTWNAQPSWSTLLQKKSFAHGWSSTSCPDEYEAFDNSGVLGAAQKGADNGWTNITFGMRATSESDTQTWRKFRATSATFVVDYNRPPSEPTNGSSTPGGACVPGPGGGVTVGKTNIVLKATAKDDDGNLSKVRFRFWKTGGTVPAGTLVAAPAGGGTVSLTIPATFPLEDKATYSWDAMAQDAAGATSTVFPPGTEPCRITVDGSAPPPPTVDEATTPFKRATSDGATWATVKFGETGPLTFASEGAAKFRYGWEGVYVDVTAVNGSFTVPALKPPHAGPNWLHLFALDSLGNVSARTDYATYVPPRDSADGPGDVGGDGIADLMIIDANANLFSYPGSPGGELYGGLTGSYSMGPDGKPVLAPKTPWWNGTKAALISHYADVYPGDGSTDLFAVDPDGTFYLYPGDGYGTFNVDDRLAIRLPSNTPAPSTWVSMKAIGDITGDKLTDVTVKVGTQFWLLSGYTGATFQTATLMEGSAWGPREIVNIADIDLDNTPDLLWRSLDSGTLYLRHGKPGSVAGSVDINSLKLAANSREGADTSYGTNWTTTNISAIIAIPDVSGDRIPDLWVRYADTGNMKLYYPSATNTNAAVKTVLAVDWRGIKSFG; via the coding sequence GTGCGCACGCGCACGCGGCTCTCTTTGACCATCGGCCTCTTGCTGGCCTCCCTCACAGCTGCCCTCTTGACCTGGTGGCAGCCCGACTCCGCTCCTGCGACGGCCGGCGGCAAGGCCGGTGACGCCCAGCAGGCGTCCACCGGCCCGAAGGACGAAGCCACCGCGGTGGACGAGGCCGTTCGCAGTGGCAAGCAGGTACTCATCGACACCGTCACCACTGCGACCTCGCTGACCTGGGCGCTGCCCAACGGACAGCTACGCTCCGAGACACACGCCGTCGCGCAGCGCGCGAAGGACGCGGACGGCCGGTGGGCGCCGATCGACAACCAGCTCAAGCGTTCCGACAAGGCCCCCCGCGGGCTCGGTGTTTCGCCCGTGAACCCGGCCCTGCCGGTGCGCTTCGCGAGTGGCAGCGCCCAGAAGCCGCGTGCGGACCGCTCGTTCGCCCGGGCCGAGGTGCCCGGTGAATCGCTTCTCGCCGAGGTCGAGTTCGGCGGTCACACGATCGCCTACACCTGGCCGGGCGCTCTGCCCGCACCGGTGCTCGACGGCCCGCGCGCCCTCTACTCCGAGGTGCTGCCGGGCGTGGACCTGCTGCTCGTGGCCCGCGAGGAGGGCGGCTTCGCCCAGGTCCTCATCGTGAAGACCCCGCAGGCCGCCCAGAACAAGGCCTTCGCCGACGTCCGTTACGGACTGCGTTCGCAGACCGCCACCTTCCGGCACGACACCGAGGGCAACCGCGTGGCGGTCCTCGACAAGGACGGCGCCGAAGTCGGTTCCATACCGACCCCCTTCGCCTGGGACTCCAGCGGCCGCGACCCCGAGCTGCCCGAGGGCACCGCCTCCCGCACCGCCACCGCCACGTCGGCGGACGTCCTGAAGCTGTCCGGTCTGAGCGGCATCGAGCCCGGCGCGAAGTCCGCCCAGCTGCCCATCGCCCTGGAGGGCGACAACACCGGGGCCGCGCACATCGCGCTGAACGTCGCCGGCACGGGCCTGCTCGCCGACCAGGCCGTGAAGTACCCGGTCTTCGTCGACCCGACCATGAACGCGGGCTGGCAGGCCTGGACGACCGCGTACCGGCCGTACCCGAACTCCAGTTTCTACAACGGCACCAACTTCTCCTCCGGCACCTCCGACGCCCGCGTGGGCTACGAGTCGGACACCGGCGGTCTGGGCCGTTCGTTCTGGCGCATGGGCTTCGACCCGAAGATGAAGGGCGCCAAGGTCACCAGCGCGACCTTCAAGGTGCAGAACAACCACTCCTGGTCCTGCACCAGCCGGGAGTTCCAGTTCTACCTGACCGGCTCCATCTCCTCCGGTACGACGTGGAACGCGCAGCCTTCGTGGTCGACGCTGCTGCAGAAGAAGTCCTTCGCGCACGGCTGGTCGTCCACGTCCTGCCCCGACGAGTACGAGGCGTTCGACAACTCCGGTGTGCTCGGGGCCGCCCAGAAGGGCGCGGACAACGGCTGGACGAACATCACCTTCGGCATGCGCGCCACCAGCGAGTCGGACACGCAGACCTGGCGCAAGTTCCGTGCCACCTCCGCCACGTTCGTGGTGGACTACAACCGCCCGCCCTCCGAGCCGACCAACGGCAGCTCCACCCCCGGCGGCGCCTGCGTGCCCGGCCCGGGCGGCGGTGTGACGGTCGGCAAGACGAACATCGTCCTGAAGGCCACGGCCAAGGACGACGACGGCAACCTGTCCAAGGTGCGCTTCCGCTTCTGGAAGACCGGCGGCACGGTCCCGGCGGGCACCCTCGTCGCGGCCCCCGCGGGCGGCGGCACCGTATCGCTGACGATCCCGGCCACGTTCCCGCTCGAGGACAAGGCCACGTACTCCTGGGACGCCATGGCGCAGGACGCCGCCGGCGCCACCTCGACGGTCTTCCCTCCTGGCACCGAGCCCTGCCGGATCACCGTCGACGGCTCCGCGCCCCCGCCGCCGACGGTCGACGAGGCGACCACGCCCTTCAAGCGCGCGACCTCCGACGGCGCCACGTGGGCGACCGTGAAGTTCGGCGAAACCGGTCCCTTGACCTTCGCCTCCGAAGGCGCCGCGAAGTTCCGCTACGGCTGGGAAGGCGTCTACGTCGACGTCACCGCGGTCAACGGTTCCTTCACCGTCCCCGCGCTCAAGCCCCCGCACGCCGGCCCGAACTGGCTGCACCTGTTCGCGCTGGACTCGCTCGGCAACGTGAGCGCCCGCACCGACTACGCCACCTACGTGCCGCCGCGGGACTCCGCCGACGGCCCGGGTGACGTCGGCGGCGACGGCATCGCCGACCTGATGATCATCGACGCGAACGCCAACCTGTTCTCCTACCCGGGCAGCCCGGGCGGCGAACTGTACGGCGGCCTGACCGGCTCCTACTCCATGGGCCCGGACGGCAAGCCCGTTCTCGCGCCGAAGACACCGTGGTGGAACGGCACCAAGGCCGCACTGATCTCCCACTACGCGGACGTCTACCCCGGCGACGGGTCCACCGACCTGTTCGCCGTGGACCCGGACGGCACGTTCTACCTGTACCCCGGCGACGGCTACGGCACCTTCAACGTGGACGACCGGCTCGCGATCCGCCTCCCGTCCAACACCCCCGCCCCGAGCACCTGGGTGTCGATGAAGGCGATCGGCGACATCACCGGCGACAAGCTGACCGACGTCACCGTGAAGGTCGGCACCCAGTTCTGGCTGCTCTCCGGCTACACCGGAGCCACCTTCCAGACCGCGACGCTGATGGAGGGCTCCGCCTGGGGTCCCCGTGAGATCGTCAACATCGCCGACATCGACCTCGACAACACGCCCGACCTGCTGTGGCGCAGCCTGGACTCCGGCACCCTCTACCTCCGCCACGGCAAGCCCGGATCCGTCGCGGGCAGCGTCGACATCAACTCTCTGAAGCTCGCGGCCAACTCCCGCGAGGGTGCCGACACCTCGTACGGGACGAACTGGACGACGACCAACATCTCGGCGATCATCGCCATCCCGGACGTCAGCGGAGACCGGATCCCCGACCTGTGGGTCCGCTACGCCGACACCGGCAACATGAAGCTGTACTACCCGTCCGCCACCAACACGAACGCCGCCGTCAAGACGGTGCTCGCGGTGGACTGGCGCGGCATCAAGTCCTTCGGCTGA
- a CDS encoding LysR family transcriptional regulator translates to MDPHLLRTFVAVLEHRSFSTAASVLGYTQSAVSQHIAALEADLGARLVERRPVAPTGAGVRLMEHAPALLLRLDAARADIARLRRAPDARLTLACSPAAFGPDLAQALATLRAAGPVEVDLHVLGREAVVEEVLTGRADLGLVDGVAAPSDPLPLPDLGPTVTLAVAEEPLAVLFPHTHPLARRRSVRLPDLAQAQWIDAPDTAVPLARLREVSHTAGFHPRIRHHGTDPHALAVLAAAGHGLTSLPLSLATTFPGTTAVPIRTPRLVHRTELLHPADPTPQAARTAVLLTGRG, encoded by the coding sequence ATGGATCCGCATCTCCTCCGCACCTTCGTCGCGGTCCTCGAGCACCGCTCCTTCTCCACCGCCGCCTCGGTCCTCGGCTACACGCAGTCGGCCGTCTCCCAGCACATCGCCGCGCTAGAGGCCGACTTGGGCGCCCGGCTGGTCGAACGCCGGCCCGTCGCCCCCACCGGGGCGGGGGTCCGGCTGATGGAACACGCCCCCGCGCTGCTCCTGCGCCTGGACGCGGCCCGTGCCGACATCGCCCGCCTGCGCCGGGCCCCCGACGCCCGGCTGACGCTGGCCTGTTCCCCCGCGGCCTTCGGCCCGGACCTGGCGCAGGCCCTGGCCACCCTGCGCGCCGCGGGGCCGGTGGAGGTCGACCTCCACGTCCTGGGGCGGGAGGCGGTGGTCGAGGAGGTCCTGACCGGCCGCGCCGACCTCGGCCTCGTGGACGGGGTGGCCGCGCCCAGCGACCCCCTCCCGCTGCCGGACCTCGGCCCGACCGTCACCCTCGCCGTCGCCGAGGAGCCCCTGGCCGTGCTCTTCCCGCACACCCACCCCCTGGCGCGGCGCCGTTCGGTCCGGCTGCCCGACCTCGCGCAGGCGCAGTGGATCGACGCCCCCGACACGGCGGTCCCCCTCGCCCGGCTCCGCGAGGTCAGCCACACCGCCGGCTTCCACCCCCGCATCCGCCACCACGGCACCGACCCGCACGCCCTGGCCGTCCTGGCAGCCGCCGGCCACGGCCTGACCTCCCTCCCCCTCTCCCTGGCCACCACCTTCCCCGGCACCACGGCGGTCCCGATCCGCACCCCCCGCCTGGTCCACCGCACGGAACTCCTCCACCCGGCCGACCCGACCCCCCAGGCGGCCCGCACGGCCGTCCTCCTCACCGGCCGGGGCTGA
- a CDS encoding TetR/AcrR family transcriptional regulator — MNSSPPSKGRPRDPRSHEAIVGAVTELVIEVGYAATSIGAVATRAGVGKDTIYRRWRGKPELVFEAVFTTTDSAPVPDTGTLTGDLTALLRDLIDEFHAPAAAAALPGLLADFAADPVLKARIRSDFLAPSKERLLIVFERAVARGEIAAAVPVDLVLDTLAGAVFFHIGLVGEQPDRQLADRLADIIAKGIEIR, encoded by the coding sequence GTGAACTCCTCCCCGCCCTCCAAGGGCCGCCCCAGGGATCCCCGCTCGCACGAGGCGATCGTCGGCGCGGTCACCGAGCTGGTGATCGAGGTCGGGTACGCCGCGACCTCGATCGGGGCGGTGGCCACCCGCGCCGGTGTCGGCAAGGACACGATCTACCGGCGGTGGCGGGGCAAGCCGGAGCTGGTCTTCGAGGCCGTGTTCACGACCACCGACAGCGCTCCGGTCCCGGACACCGGAACGCTGACCGGGGACCTGACGGCACTCCTACGGGACCTGATCGACGAGTTCCACGCACCGGCCGCCGCAGCGGCGCTCCCGGGCCTGCTCGCCGACTTCGCCGCCGATCCGGTACTGAAGGCCCGCATCCGCAGCGACTTCCTGGCCCCCTCGAAGGAGCGGCTGCTGATCGTCTTCGAGCGTGCCGTGGCGCGCGGAGAGATCGCGGCCGCCGTACCCGTGGATCTGGTCCTGGACACGCTGGCAGGAGCCGTGTTCTTCCACATCGGCCTCGTGGGGGAACAGCCCGACCGTCAACTGGCCGACCGGCTGGCCGACATCATCGCCAAGGGAATCGAGATCCGATGA
- a CDS encoding class I SAM-dependent methyltransferase, with translation MASPKPETLAAFEAAKGFMPVGEGLALYEAAASAARLGLPLLEVGTYCGRSTILLADAAREAGVSALTVDHHRGSEEQQPGWEYHDPSVVDPEIGLMDTLPTFRRTLHKAGLEEHVIAIVGRSPQVAAAWGGKLGLVFIDGGHTDEHATGDYEGWAPHVAEGGTLVIHDVFPDPADGGQAPYRIYVRALASGAFEEVSVTDSLRVLRRTGAGI, from the coding sequence ATGGCCAGCCCCAAGCCGGAGACCCTCGCCGCCTTCGAGGCCGCCAAGGGGTTCATGCCCGTAGGGGAAGGGCTCGCGCTGTACGAGGCGGCCGCGTCCGCGGCGCGGCTCGGGCTGCCGCTGCTGGAGGTCGGGACCTACTGCGGGCGCTCCACGATCCTGCTCGCCGACGCCGCCCGCGAGGCGGGGGTGAGCGCGCTCACCGTGGACCACCACCGGGGCAGCGAGGAGCAGCAGCCCGGCTGGGAGTACCACGACCCGAGCGTCGTGGACCCGGAGATCGGACTGATGGACACCCTGCCCACCTTCCGCCGGACCCTGCACAAGGCCGGTCTGGAGGAGCACGTCATCGCGATCGTCGGCCGCTCCCCGCAGGTCGCCGCGGCCTGGGGCGGCAAGCTCGGTCTGGTCTTCATCGACGGCGGCCACACCGACGAGCACGCCACCGGCGACTACGAGGGCTGGGCCCCGCACGTCGCCGAGGGCGGCACGCTGGTGATCCACGACGTGTTCCCCGACCCGGCCGACGGCGGCCAGGCCCCGTACCGCATCTACGTGCGCGCCCTGGCCTCGGGCGCCTTCGAGGAGGTCTCGGTGACCGACTCCCTGCGCGTCCTGCGCCGCACGGGCGCGGGCATCTGA